Proteins encoded within one genomic window of Congzhengia minquanensis:
- a CDS encoding discoidin domain-containing protein — translation MKKFLCVLLSLGMLLTAANVCAAPGDVVNVALDKPAFANQQYGALTPSNATDGSALTCYAGTWGAAGTNVTFYVDLGETYPIHSLKLLLGGTDQEAQRKNFNIYLTNERPVWTAAGERVLVHEQAEDPGDDVELNVSVPDEAKAEAYRYVVVEKQDQATGLAIREIEVYAPADSVPEKPSYMVEIGRNKTALSNDNFDTSASYMLNDGNAATIVAGETSGTSETGALRYKAWIDLGAAFPIEGVNISITKGNDTWFFIYGSNDPTFAERDTLYTGEGTPLGQDFKFLETPEEMKATPYQYIMVERNNGKAMAISELEVYTTNTAAEETEVSEQNGRVIEVGRGKKVVSNSFAGSYVAENINDGVDSSFWQANWPTTEEHYAFIDMEKPISVARVTTFGVQTVAAGRTDADLKIVATNDPNLAPENWDTLATWEANKTTLPRREMMFTPAAEFAKNTYRFVGISTILGTGTNGMQEQRVAELKVYTYAQDFKETINPIAAAWNSETKTAEISSVMVTNANTPYNMIAAAYQTDEDGNNQMIGVRIQEISGLVQGAYQPVSMTADLSGVEGIENVTRIRVILVDTLDRMCPKMTAYDISLS, via the coding sequence ATGAAAAAGTTTTTATGTGTTCTGTTGTCCCTGGGCATGCTGCTAACAGCTGCAAACGTATGTGCAGCGCCGGGAGACGTGGTAAACGTGGCCTTAGACAAACCGGCTTTTGCAAACCAGCAGTACGGCGCACTTACGCCGAGCAATGCCACAGACGGAAGTGCATTAACCTGCTATGCCGGCACATGGGGCGCGGCAGGCACCAACGTAACGTTTTACGTAGACTTGGGCGAGACGTATCCTATCCACAGCTTAAAGCTGCTTTTAGGCGGAACCGACCAGGAAGCGCAGCGGAAAAACTTCAATATTTACCTTACCAATGAGCGCCCCGTTTGGACAGCGGCAGGGGAGCGCGTTCTGGTTCATGAACAGGCAGAAGACCCCGGCGACGATGTGGAATTAAACGTCTCCGTGCCCGACGAGGCGAAAGCCGAAGCATACCGCTACGTTGTAGTGGAGAAACAGGACCAAGCCACGGGCCTTGCGATTCGTGAAATTGAGGTTTACGCTCCCGCAGACAGCGTTCCGGAAAAGCCGTCTTACATGGTGGAAATCGGAAGAAACAAAACGGCGCTGTCAAACGATAACTTCGACACCTCTGCCAGCTATATGCTAAACGACGGAAACGCCGCCACCATCGTGGCAGGCGAAACCAGCGGAACTTCAGAAACGGGCGCCCTGCGCTATAAAGCGTGGATTGATTTAGGCGCGGCCTTCCCCATTGAAGGCGTGAATATTTCCATTACCAAAGGCAACGACACCTGGTTTTTCATCTACGGCTCAAACGACCCGACCTTCGCCGAAAGAGACACCCTCTACACCGGAGAGGGAACCCCCTTAGGGCAGGATTTTAAATTCCTTGAAACGCCGGAAGAAATGAAAGCCACGCCGTATCAGTATATCATGGTAGAGCGCAACAACGGGAAAGCCATGGCAATCAGCGAGCTTGAGGTTTACACCACCAACACCGCCGCGGAAGAAACGGAAGTTTCAGAGCAAAACGGCCGTGTCATTGAAGTCGGCCGGGGGAAAAAGGTTGTTTCCAACAGCTTTGCAGGTTCTTATGTGGCGGAGAACATTAACGACGGTGTAGATTCAAGCTTTTGGCAGGCAAACTGGCCCACAACGGAAGAACACTATGCGTTTATCGACATGGAAAAACCAATTTCCGTTGCAAGGGTAACCACCTTCGGTGTACAAACGGTGGCAGCGGGCAGAACCGACGCAGATTTAAAAATCGTAGCCACCAACGACCCGAACCTGGCGCCTGAAAACTGGGACACCTTAGCCACCTGGGAGGCAAACAAAACAACCCTTCCCCGCAGGGAAATGATGTTCACCCCGGCGGCGGAGTTTGCGAAAAACACCTACCGCTTTGTGGGAATCAGTACCATTTTGGGAACCGGAACAAACGGCATGCAGGAGCAGCGCGTGGCGGAGCTTAAGGTTTATACCTACGCACAGGATTTTAAAGAAACCATCAATCCCATTGCGGCCGCATGGAACAGCGAAACGAAAACGGCGGAAATCTCATCGGTTATGGTAACCAATGCAAACACGCCTTACAACATGATTGCGGCGGCATATCAAACAGACGAGGACGGAAACAACCAGATGATTGGCGTAAGGATTCAGGAAATTTCCGGCCTGGTGCAGGGAGCTTATCAGCCCGTCTCCATGACGGCGGACCTTTCCGGCGTGGAGGGGATTGAAAACGTCACGAGAATCCGCGTAATTTTGGTCGATACCTTAGACCGTATGTGCCCGAAAATGACGGCCTATGACATTTCCCTATCTTAA
- a CDS encoding S-layer homology domain-containing protein produces the protein MIRKRLARLLLAAMMAFSAFSVSAEGDNSSLTAKLSDSSVEIAGTTSAGYVQIVVMKPLRDFSEITAENFKEIVYYTDTLAVTGGGFLCKISLPEDAENGRYAVKAIFNEESGCAEMKTSFFKTSNEYTKEMTAAYLSADKSNFRKVFETYGEVYDETDLFAKEIGGLLIEHEEAVSECFIIAKNGMVNHTFTETPETVTALGDITNMLKCTLMLYHMSYSDDFEAYVELYRETMPLVFDENYDKTEFSHIFKMVREKDVQNIDKTFVNAVRKTIGLSLILNGSNADKAKALERFSSELGIAKKTLENSGFALLEIAKYLENDEAAVKEYAGGMESAVKDAIDALEKKNNSGGSGSAGGSGSGSGSGSGSSGGRGNSSISVGNREPAGTPDPSTPPDTPEPNPPFCDLDGVLWAKDAILNLYQKKIISGKENGRFAPQDNLSREEAVKILVGAFGLFEKQEDLHFSDCNVEDWYYPYVSIAVKSGIVRGISETLFGTGTNINRQDFAVMLSRTLTAAGCKLNGEKAVSFADGEAISEYARADVDALSANGLFVGDESQRFYPQNSITRAEAAVAIERAVNFTESSQEVQP, from the coding sequence ATGATACGAAAAAGGCTTGCTCGGCTTTTATTAGCTGCAATGATGGCATTTTCCGCCTTTTCCGTTTCAGCTGAGGGTGATAACAGCAGTTTAACGGCCAAACTTTCAGATTCCTCAGTTGAAATTGCAGGAACAACCAGCGCAGGCTATGTGCAAATTGTTGTAATGAAGCCCCTGCGGGATTTTTCTGAAATCACGGCGGAAAACTTTAAAGAAATTGTCTATTACACAGACACCCTTGCAGTGACCGGCGGAGGTTTTTTGTGCAAAATATCGCTGCCCGAAGATGCAGAAAACGGAAGATATGCGGTAAAAGCCATTTTTAATGAGGAATCTGGCTGTGCGGAAATGAAAACCAGCTTTTTTAAAACTTCAAACGAATATACAAAAGAAATGACAGCAGCCTACTTATCTGCAGATAAAAGCAATTTTCGCAAGGTTTTTGAAACCTATGGCGAGGTTTATGACGAAACAGATTTGTTTGCAAAAGAAATTGGCGGGCTGCTCATTGAACACGAAGAAGCAGTTTCCGAGTGCTTCATCATTGCAAAAAACGGCATGGTGAACCACACGTTTACCGAAACGCCCGAAACGGTGACGGCGCTGGGCGACATCACCAACATGCTTAAGTGCACGCTCATGCTGTATCATATGAGCTATTCCGACGACTTTGAAGCGTATGTGGAGCTATATCGCGAAACAATGCCCCTTGTGTTTGACGAAAATTACGACAAAACAGAGTTTTCCCACATATTTAAAATGGTTCGGGAAAAAGATGTGCAAAACATAGACAAAACGTTTGTAAATGCAGTTCGGAAAACCATAGGACTTTCCTTAATTCTAAACGGCAGCAATGCCGACAAGGCAAAGGCGCTGGAGCGCTTCAGCAGTGAGCTTGGCATAGCAAAGAAGACGCTGGAAAACAGCGGCTTTGCCCTTTTGGAAATTGCCAAATATCTTGAAAATGATGAAGCAGCGGTGAAAGAATATGCAGGCGGCATGGAAAGCGCCGTAAAAGACGCAATTGACGCCCTTGAGAAAAAGAATAACAGCGGCGGCTCGGGTTCTGCCGGCGGTTCGGGCTCCGGTTCCGGTTCCGGCTCCGGCAGTTCCGGCGGACGGGGCAATTCCTCTATTTCGGTTGGAAACCGGGAACCTGCAGGCACTCCCGACCCATCGACACCGCCGGACACGCCGGAACCCAACCCGCCTTTTTGCGACCTGGACGGCGTTTTGTGGGCAAAAGACGCAATTTTAAATTTATATCAGAAAAAAATCATCAGCGGAAAGGAAAACGGACGTTTTGCCCCGCAGGACAACCTGTCCCGCGAGGAGGCGGTTAAAATTCTGGTCGGCGCATTTGGTCTTTTTGAAAAGCAGGAGGACCTGCACTTTTCAGACTGTAACGTGGAGGATTGGTATTATCCATATGTAAGCATTGCAGTGAAAAGCGGCATTGTGCGGGGTATTTCCGAAACCCTTTTCGGAACCGGAACAAATATCAACCGGCAGGATTTTGCGGTGATGCTCAGCAGAACACTTACAGCCGCCGGCTGTAAATTAAACGGGGAAAAGGCAGTTTCCTTTGCAGACGGCGAAGCGATTTCAGAATATGCCCGGGCAGACGTTGACGCGCTCAGCGCGAACGGCCTTTTTGTGGGCGACGAGAGTCAGCGGTTTTACCCACAAAACAGCATTACAAGGGCAGAAGCCGCCGTGGCAATTGAACGGGCGGTTAACTTTACCGAAAGCAGTCAGGAGGTGCAGCCATGA